A segment of the Triticum urartu cultivar G1812 chromosome 1, Tu2.1, whole genome shotgun sequence genome:
TTCTACTTGCGCTTTCTGTAGAGGGAGCTTCTTCTGGGAGGTGGAGAAAAGATTCAGATTCCAGCCTCCGGATGCACTATCACCCCGTTCACGTCTTATCCGTCCACCATCAAGAAGATGGAGCCGTCTTTGACAAAGCAGGAGCAAGCAGAGGCAGGGCATGCCCATAGTTCAACTTGCATTGCATGCACGTTACATTATTTATTTAACGCTTGACGCTTCCAAGTGGCTACAGCGCCAAAAGCCCCTACCGAACACACAACCGAACTACTACCAGCTGACACTCGAGACTCGACACGCCGCACTTGCTCGTACATACCACACACCACACCACGGACACACTTCACTCTTGTTCTTCGCGATCTTCTCCATCCCTGATCTAGCTATTGACGATGGTGCCACCTGCAACCCAGCAACACAAGAACGCAATGAATTTCATGGTCAAGATGAGAAGAATCAGCAAGGTGCTGGTGATGATGGGGTTACCGTTGGGGTGGAGGATCTGGCCGGAGATGTAGGAGGAGTCCTGCTCGCTGGCCAGGAAGACGAAGCTGGGCGCGACCTCGCTGGGCTGCCCGGCGCGCTTCATGGGCACCTCGGACCCGAACTGCTTCACCTTCTCCTCCGGGAAGGAGGCCGGGATGAGCGGCGTCCAGATGGGCCCCGGCGCGACGCCGTTGACACGGATCCCCTTCTCCGCCAGCTGCATAGACAGCGCGCGGGTGAAGGCCACGATGGCGCCCTTGGTGGCCGTGTAGTCCAGCAGCGTCGCGTTGCCCTTGTACGCGTTCACGGAGGTGGTGTTGATGATGCTGGACCCGGGCCGCATGTGCTTCACCGCGAACTTGGCCATGAGGAAGTAGGAGAAGATGTTGGTGCGGAACACGCGCTCCAGGTCCTGCTCGGTGATCTCGGTGATGCAGGGCCGGACGTACTGCTCCGCCGCGTTGTTGACGAGGATGTCCACGCGCCCGCCGTGCGCGTTCGCCACCTCCTCCACCACCCTGCGGCAGTTCTCCTCGTACCCGAGGTCGCCCGGGAGCGCCTTGGGCTCGCCGGCGCCCGTGCGGGACTTGATGTCGCGGAGCGCCTGCAGGGTCTCCTCCGCGTCCTTGTCCTCGTGCCCCTTCACGTACGTGAAGTTCACCGTCGCGCCCTCCAGCGCGAAGCACAGGCACACCGCGCGCCCGATGCCCGAGTCGCCGCCGGTCACCAGTGCCACCTTGCCCTGCACGCGCACACAACATGCATATCAAAACCGGAGCTTAACGGAAGACCATCGACAAGCAGTGCTAGAACTGTTAAAACTGCTTTACCTGGAGCTTGTTGGCCGACTTGTAGTTCTTGATGAGGGTCTCGGGGCGGGGGTCCATGGCGTGCTCCTTGCCGGGCTGGCAGTCCTGCTGCTGCGGCGGGAACTTCTGCGACGCCATCGCTCTGGTCCCTCGGCGAGTGGGCGGTGCTCTTGGTGACGACGCGGCGAACGAAGCTAGCGCTCTGGTGGCGGGGAGGGGACGCAGCTGATTCGGTCGGAGGCGgtgaagaagaaggagaaacgGCTGGGCTCTGGTGGGTGTTGCGAGGAGTGCGCTCATGGCACGGTGCAAGGCACGGGGTGGCGAGGGGCCGATATAAAGGTGGAGTGAAGCCCCGCGGGCATGGCGCGTGGCGGCGAACGTGGCAAGAGTCTCGCAGCTGTCGCCGCCACGTGGTGACACCGGCCGTGTCCGAGTGACCGAGTGTACTCCGAGCTCCACCGCCCGCCGCTTGGGCGAAGCTGCTACATGTTTCTGGGCGATGAAACAGTCGATCGCCATTGCTGATCCTTCTGGACTGGCCGACCTGATGGTAACCGGGCCGACAAGCCCGTATTGTAGAGCCCACAATCACAAGGCTTGTGGGCCGTCCATTTCCCTTACCTAGCCCGTAATCACAACGCCACCAGCCCACCACACTTCCTCTCTCTCTCGCCAAAAAGAAGGACGGCCGGTCTAAAACATACAATTTTAGTCCATAATCCATAAAAGATAATAATTTATCTCTTTCAATTGATAAAACAATTCTAATTAGAAAAAATATCACGTACTAAAAAAAGTACTACAAAAGCAAACATGTGAACAGGTATGAGTGTATTTATTTTAGATTTTCAAATTTTTAAAAAGTTATAACTTTTAGATCGCACATCGAAATTAAGAACCGTTTTCACCGTTGGAACCCTCGCAACGTGCTCTTTAAAAATAGATCTCATATGGGGATGTCTCGACGAACTAATCTTTCCACCAACTAAATATCAATATGTGTGCAACTAGAGTACATGCAGCGTCAACTAAGCATATGCGCGTGCCAATAGTCCttctgccaactaaacatcaatgtgtgtaACTAAACTACATTGCCGCGCCAACTGAGTATATGTGTGTGCCAATagtcctgccaactaaacattAATGTGTGTGCAACCAGACTACATTGCCACGCCAACTGAGCATATATATGTGTAACTAGTCCTGCCAACTAAATATCAATTTGTGTGCAACTATACAACATTGCCACGTCAATTGCGcatatgtgtgtgcaactagtgTCCTGCCAACTAAAACATCAATACGTGTGCAACTAGATTAAATTACAAGCCAACTGAGcatatgtgtgtgcaactagtgtcctgccaactaaacatcaatgtgtgcgcaactagactacattacatgccaactaaacatcaatgtgtgtgcaactagattACATTACAAGATATGACAATTCATATGCGACTATGCGGACCAGATTGTGCAACTCTATGGCCCTGCATGTGCCAACTAGGACTACTATGTGTGCAACTACAACTATTGTGGATGCAGCTCCAAAAAACTGGGTTTGAAAATAATTGCATTATGCAGTATTAAAGTTGCACAAAGCAGTACTGAAATTGCACAAATATAGCGCGAAAGTTGGTATAAAAAAATTTCGTCGAAACATACTCATGCGGGATCTAGTTTTAAAGATCCCGTCGCAAAGAATTCAACAGTGAAGACGGATCT
Coding sequences within it:
- the LOC125509148 gene encoding glucose and ribitol dehydrogenase homolog translates to MSALLATPTRAQPFLLLLHRLRPNQLRPLPATRALASFAASSPRAPPTRRGTRAMASQKFPPQQQDCQPGKEHAMDPRPETLIKNYKSANKLQGKVALVTGGDSGIGRAVCLCFALEGATVNFTYVKGHEDKDAEETLQALRDIKSRTGAGEPKALPGDLGYEENCRRVVEEVANAHGGRVDILVNNAAEQYVRPCITEITEQDLERVFRTNIFSYFLMAKFAVKHMRPGSSIINTTSVNAYKGNATLLDYTATKGAIVAFTRALSMQLAEKGIRVNGVAPGPIWTPLIPASFPEEKVKQFGSEVPMKRAGQPSEVAPSFVFLASEQDSSYISGQILHPNGGTIVNS